In the genome of Triticum urartu cultivar G1812 chromosome 5, Tu2.1, whole genome shotgun sequence, one region contains:
- the LOC125508328 gene encoding cytochrome b-c1 complex subunit 6-1, mitochondrial-like translates to MADNEPIDPKNYLEERCKPQCVKSLYDYERCVKRVENDETGQKHCTGQFFDYWSCVDKCVAPKLFEKLK, encoded by the exons AT GGCGGACAATGAACCTATTGACCCAAAGAATTACCTTGAGGAACGCTGCAAGCCGCAATGTGTAAAATCATTGTATGACTATGAG AGATGTGTGAAGAGAGTCGAGAATGATGAAACTGGGCAGAAGCACTGCACCGGGCAATTCTTCGACTACTGGTCATGCGTTGACAAATGT GTAGCACCAAAGCTCTTTGAGAAGCTCAAATGA